The sequence below is a genomic window from bacterium.
GGCCACGAGGTCCAGGGCCGAGTGCAGGGCCTCGGCGAGGATGCCGAGGCTGCCGGTCATCAGGCCGACGGCGAGCTTCAGGCCGGTGAGCGCCACCGCCGCGACCACCGACTTGCCGGCGGCGTCCTGCTTCTCGCGGACGGCCACGTCCCTGTCGTGCCCTTCCATGACCGCTCCCTCCCCCTCACTTCAGGCCGCGGAACGCCGCCATCACGCGGTGGCGGGCCACGGCGTGGTCCACGATCGGATCCGGGTAGCCGCAGCGGCGGCGGGCGGCGGGCGACGGGTCGTGGATCTCGCGCGCGCCCAGGGCCGCCAGCTCCGGCACCCAGCGACGCACGTACGCGCCGTCCGGGTCGTGGCGGCGCCCCTGGGTCGCGGGGTTGAAGACGCGGAAATACGGCGAGGCGTCGGTGCCCGTCGAGGCGCACCACTGCCAGCCGCCGTTGTTGCTGGCCAGGTCGACGTCGACCAGCGACCGCGCGAACCACTGCTCGCCCTCGCGCCAATCGTGCAGCAGGTGCTTGGTCAGGAACATCGCCGTGATCATGCGCAGGCGGTTGTGCATCCAGCCTTCGGCCGCGAGCTGCCGCAGGCCCGCGTCGACGTAGGGGTACCCGGTGCGCCCCTGCTGCCAGGCCGCCAGCTCGTCGTCGTCGCAGCGCCACGCCAGCCGCTCGGTCCCGATCTTGAACGCGCGCCCGCGGGCCACCCGCGGGTAACCCGTCATCACGTGCCGGTAGAACTCGCGCCAGACCAGTTCCTTCACCCAGACCGCCGGTCCCATCCCGAGCGTGTCCAGGAGGCCGCCGTTGCGACTCAGGACCGCGGACAGGCACTGCCGCGCCGAGACCGCGCCGACGGCCAGGTACGGCGACAGCTCGCTGGTGCCTCCGGCGAGTTCGGCCTGGTTGCGCCGCTCGTGGTAGAGGTTGATCGGCCCGGACACGAACTCGTCCAGCCGGCGCCGGGCCGTGCGCTCCCCGGCGGGCCAGCGCGACGGCGGCACGGCGGATCCGTCGAAGGCGCCCCAGTCCGACGGGCCCGGCTCGGGCTCCACCGCGCGCGACGGGCGTCGGGACGGGGCCGGCGCCGGCTCGGGCACGCCGGCGCGCAGCAGGCTGAGGCGCCAGTTGTTCCAGTAGGGCGTGTACACCGTGTAGGTCCCGCCCTGGCGGGTGGCGAGCGACGTCGGCGGCAGCACGGTCTGGTCGTCGTGGAGGTGCCAGGCCAGGCCGGCGTCGGCGCAGGCCTGCGCGGCGGCGAGGTCGCGCTGCAGCTCGTTCCACTCGGGCTCCGCGTTGCAGAAGACCGCGTCGCAGCCCGCGCCCCGCGCGGCGGCGACCACGGCCGCGGGCGCCGCGCCGAAGCTTCCCGCCGCGCGCACCAGCAGCGGGATGTCCAGCGCCGCCAGGTCCGCGCCCAGCCGCGCCACCGACCGCTGCAGGAAGTCCACGCGCGGCCGGCCCCAGTCGTGCTCGCGCCACTGGTCGGCGCAGACCAGGAACAGGGCGGCGACGGGCCCTTCGGCGGCGGCGCAGGCGGTGTGCAGGGCGGAATTGTCGGTGGTCCGCAGGTCGCTGCGGAACCAGACCAGGGGTCGCATGCGGCGGATCACCTCGTTCTTCGCGGGCGCGGGTTGGATCGACACTAGCCTCTCATTCCCGCCGCCGCCAGCCCGGATCGCGGCGGGCGGGTGACAGACGCGCCCCGCGGCGTTAGATTCCCCACCTGGTCCGCAGATCCCCGAACCCGGGAGCCTCGCCTTGAAGATCAAGAACCTCGCCGACGTGCCGCGCGAGACCGTGACGATGGACGGCGTGCTCGGCGCCACCAAGCAGCTCGTCATGGGCTCGGCCGACGGCGTGCCCAACTTCTCGCTGCGCGTGTTCACCGTGGAGAAGGGCGGCCACACGCCCTGCCACAGCCACCCCTCGGAGCACCTGAACTACGTCATCAGCGGGCACGGCGAGCTGCGCGACGCCGCCGGCGCGGTCCACCCGCTGGCGCCCGGCGACTTCGCCTTCGTCTCCCCGCACGAGACGCACCAGTTCCGCAACGCGGGCGACGAGCCCTTCGTCTTCGTCTGCGCCGTGCCCCGGCAGTACGAATGACGACGGGACGGGCATGCTGCTGATCGCCGTCACCGGTCCCGTCGGCTCGGGCAAGACCACCCTGCTGGCCACGCTCGCCGCCTGGTCGCGCGCGCAGGGCCTCGCCCCGGACGGCTTCCTGGCCCGCGCCGTGCGCCGCGCCAACCCCCTGCTCGGCGCCGCGGGCTACGAGCTGGAGTGGGTCGCCGACGGGCGCGTCATGCCCTTCGCCGAGCGCTCCGGCCCCGGGCGACCCGCCTACGTCTTCTGCGCCGACACCCTGAACGCCGCCCGCGTCTGGGCGACGGGCCTGCGCGACGAGGCGCCCCGCCCCCTGGTCGTGCTCGACGAGTTCGGCCTGCTCGAGGCCCGCGGCGAGGGCCACCTGGCCCTGTGGCCCGACCTGGCGGCGGCCGAGCCCGAGGTCGTGGTGATCTCCGTGCGCACCGACGTGCTCGACGCCGTCAAGCAGCGCCTGGGCCGCCCCTTCGACCTCGTGATCGACGCCGGGGACCCCGACGCCTGGGAGAAGCTGCGCAGCGCGTGCCGCGAGCACCGCGACTGGATGCGCGTCGGCGGCTACGGCGCCGGCGCGGGCGGCCTGGAGATGAGCCTGGGCTCGGCGCTGCACGGCATGAAGATCCCGCTGCGCGGCCTGCTGATGTCCAGCCTGCAGTCCTCGGTGATGACGCTGGCCGGCTCCGGCCTGGGCCGGCGCGGGCGCGTGGTCTGGGTGCCGCTGATCGCCGCGGGGCTCAAGGCGCTGTCGCCGGCGGGCAGCCGCCTGCGGCCGATGCTCGCGATCTCGATGCAGGGCCTGCTCTACGGAGGCTCGGTCACGGTGCTGGGTTGGAACGCGCTCGGCGTGGGGCTGGGCGGCTTCCTGATCGGCGTCTGGGCCGCGTCGCAGGGCATCATGCTGCAGTGGCTGCTGGTGGGCGAACACCTGCTGCGCGCCTACGATGCGCTGACCGGCTGGGTCGCGCACCACTGGCACGTGGGCGCGCCGGCGCTGGGCGCGGTCATCGCCGGCTGGATCGTGCTGTGGGGCGCCGTCGCCAGCGCCGCCACCCTGGTCACCTGGCGCCGCCGTTCGCTGCCGCGCCGCTTCCAGGAACTCATGTCCCGCCGGCTCGAGGGCCTGCGCGACCCCGACGCCCCGCCCCCGACGCGCCGCCAGGCCGTGCTCAGCGGCCTGCGCGACCTGTCGCGTCCCGCCTTCTGGCTGCCGCTGCTGGTCATCGCCGCGGTGGTCCTGGCCGCCGGCGCGTCCTGGAGCGACGCCGCCTGGATGGGCGTGCGCGCCGTCACCCTGGGCTTCCTCATCTTCACCGCGGCCCGCTCCTTCGAACCTCGCCGCCTGGCCGCCTGGCTGCGCCGGCGCGGCCACTGGGGCCCCGCCGTGGCCCTGGAGAAGGCGCTGCGCGGGCGCGAGCGTCACCGCGGCTGAACGCGGGGATTCATCGAGTTTTCACGCCGCCGTCATCCCCCCCTCACACGACCTCTCTATCATGTTCCCGTGAGCTGAGCCGTCGGAAGCTCCGGGTCCAGGCAGCGGCCCCCCCGAGGACCACCAAGCCCGACCCCCACCCCGGCCCGGCACCACACCTCACGCTGTGGAGACATGGGCACGGTCCAGCACCCTTACGAACAACCCAGAGGACCGCGCCCTGTTCTCCCGGCGACACTTCCAGACCCGGGAGGACCGGCGTGTTCGAAGCCTTCAAGCGGTTGCGCTGGGACTGGCGCGACGACATCGGCCGCTTCAACCTGCTCAACGCCGTCTGGATGCGCACCCCCGGCACCCTCGGTTTCATCTGGCGCAACCAGCACGTGCCGCGGCGCTTCCTCGCCGCCGGCCGGGGCATCATCATCCACGAGGGCGTCCGCTACCGCGGCGTGCACAAGATCCGCTGCGGCGACCGCGTCGAGATCGGCGTCGGCTGCTTCCTGCAGGCCAGCGGCGGCCTGCGTCTGGGCGACGACACGATCCTCGGCCCCGGCGTGAAGATCTGGACCGTCAACCACCGCTTCGCCGACCTGCGAAAGGCGATCCAGGACCAGGGTTTCGAATACGATCCGGTGACGATCGGGCGCGGTTGCTGGCTGGGCGCCGACGTCTTCGTGATGCCCGGCGTCGACCTGCCCGAGGGTTGCGTCGTGGCCGCGCGCAGCGTGTTGGCGAAGAAGGCCTACCCGCCGTTCTCGATCCTGGCCGGCTACCCGGCGCGCGTCGTGGGCCGGCGCGACGTCCCCGGTACGGCGGCGCGGGCCGAGGTCGAGAGCCTGATGGAGGCGGTGGGAGCATGACCGAGAGCTACGACATCATCACGCGCGACGGCGGCCTGCGGCTGTTCAAGGCGGACCCGCAGTGGGAGCGCGAGCGGCTGGTGAGCGTCTCGGCCCCGGGGCTGGCGGCGCGCTCCCTGCGGTTCCCCGCCGGGCAGGACATCCTGGACGTCGTCGGCCTGCCGGCCTGGGCGGACGTGACCGTGTCGGTGCATCACGTCCACCCGCTGCGCCGCCTGGTGAAGCGACCGGTCGTCCTGCAGGCCCGCCCCAAGACCCGTCGCCTGCGCGGGCTGATCACGGGTTCGGGCCGCTGCGGGACGCAGTCGGTCGCGCGCTGGCTCGACGGGCGGACCGACCTCGACGGCGGCGCCCTGCGCGCCCGTCACGAATCGCTCTGGCACTACCTGCTGCCGATGATCGCGGCCGGCCGCGTCGAGGACGTGCGGGCGATCATCGCGGGCTTCACGCACGAGATCGAGTGCGCTCCGCACTTCTCCCTGCTGCCCGACGCCATCGAAGCCGGCGCGGTCGTCCGCCTGATCCGCGACGGCCGCCGCGTCGTCCAGTCGGGCCTCAACCGCGGCTGGTACGTGAAGGAAGGCCCCTGGAACCGCGTGAAGCCGGTCTTCCCCGGCGACGCCTTCGCGCAGTCGTGCCGGTTCTGGGTCCACGCCAACCGCAACCTCGAGCGCGTCGCCACGCACACCTTCCGCCTCGAGGACCTGACCGCCTCGCCGGCGACGCGGGCCGCACTGCTGGCCGCCCTCGGGCTGCCGCCGGGCGGCCGACCCCTGCCGACCGCCAACGCGGGACAGGTCTCCTCCCAGACCGACCGCTGGTCCGAGGAGGAGCACGCGACGTTCGAGGAGATCTGCGGGGAACTGATGGACGAGCACTATCCGGGATGGCGGCGTGAGGCGGGAGCACCGCAAGGCGCCGCCGGTTCGCCGCTGATGCAGGTCGCCGGAGCCGGCTAGCGGCGGCCGTTCAGACCCCCGCGGGCTCCCCGTGGGCGCCGTCCGGCGCCCTCTCGCAGAAGAGGCTGTCGACGTCCCAGCCCTCGCGGCAGACGTCGTGCAGTTCCTCGACCAGCCGCACCATCTCGAGGTCGTTGGCCAGGAGGTCGACGTCGCCGGCGCGGTCGTCCTGCCCGACGCCCCTGGCCTCGAGCTGCGCGTACGTCTCCTCGATCTCGTCGAGCGCGAGCTGCAGGCTGAGGTCCACGTACTCGTTGACGAGCGCCGGCGTGACGTCGGGATCCCCGATCCCGACCAGGCTGCCGCGGATGACGCCCCGGAAGGCGTTGACGGCGACGCACACGTGCTCGAAGGCGAAGCCCTGCCGCCGGCGGTGGTAGGCCAGGAGCCGCGCGTAGGTCCGCACCAGCGTGCGGTCGCGCGTGCGCATCGCCCCCACCAGCACCTCGAAGAACAGGGTGACGTAGGCCTGGAGCGACGCCTCCGTCATGCGCCCGTAGTCCCGGAAGTCGCGGTCGCGCTGCTCGCGGCGGATCGCGGCGGTCACGTCCAGGACGATCCGTTCCCGCGCCTGCCGCAGGTGGCTGAACATGACGAGGTTGGGCCGCCGCGCGGCGTGGACGATCGCCGCCTCGTTCCGCAGCCGCCACAGCTCGGGGTGGGACTTCATGTTCTCGACCAGGATCAGCAGCCGGCGCTTCAGGTCGTACCGCGGCGTGGGCGCCCAGCCGAGCTGCGCCTGCGTCCGCGACGCGTCGACCCGCAGCTCCCTGTCGATGTAGCGCATCATCCAGGTGCGCTCGAAGGGCGGCCGCCCGAGCAGATCGAGGGCATACTGCCGCAGCGCCACGGCCGGGTAGGCGAGCGCGCGCGGGACGTGGACGGGGCGGCACTCCAGGCCGTGCAGGAACCGCGTGGCCGCGCAGTAGAGATCCTGGTGCGACGTCGCGTGCGACGGGCTGGCGTTGAAGACGGAACACGGCGGCAGGTCCTCCGCCACCTCCGCGACCCGCAGCAGCAGCGCGGTCAGGTCGTGGATGTGCAGGTACGGCACGGCGCTTTTCCCCCGGCCGCCGAGAAAACGCGAGTTCCAGTCGTCGGAGAGCCAGGTGTGCAGGAAGGCGTACACCGGCGGGTACTCGCACCAGTCGCTGTAGATCGCGGCCAGGCGCAGGATGCTGCGCCGGAAGCCCCCGGGATGGTCGCGGATGAGCCGTTCCGCGTCGCGCTTGCTGCGGGCGTAGGGGAAGTCCGCGTCCGGCTCGCTGTCCTCGGTGAGGCTCGCCCCCGCGGCGGGGAACCGGCAGGCCGCGAGCGAACTGCTGTAGATGAAGTGACGGGCGCCGATCGCCTCGGCGAGGTCGAGCACGTTCTGCGTCCCGACGACGTTGGTCCGTTCGTACTCGAGATGATCCCGGTAGGTGAAATCGTAGTACCCCGCGAGGTGCAGCACGTGGTCGGCGCCCCCGTGCTCCTCGATGCAGCGGGCGACATCCAGCAGCGCGTCGCGGTGGGCGATGTCGACCTGCGTCCAGCGCTGGTTCTCCAGGTGCGGCACGCCCGCCTCGAATTGGGAGCGGCGTGCGAGGCAGAACAGACGGAACTTGCCGTTCGCCGCCTCCAGGAAGTGGCGGCCGACGAAACCGGACGCGCCGGTCACCAGGATGCCCGGCAACCGCATGTCCATGGCCTGCTTGCTCTCGACCGTCATCGGATCCTCCTCGCCGCGGGGGGGCGGCCCGGCCGGCGCGCGAACGCCAGGACGGCGGCGATGCCGCCGTCGAACAGGCCCGAGGCGAGGATCAGCGGGATCTGTTCCACGAAGCAGTAGTACGACAGCAGGAAAACGGCCGCCGTGACCTTGACGAAGACGATGTACGGGACCAGCAGCGAACGTTCCCGTACCCTCCAGGCCGCGCGGCCGTAGAGCGCGACCATCAGCACGTGGAACACGCCGCCCTGCGCGGGGAAGAAGGGCGATCGCATCCCGCCCCAGCCCGCCCGGTCCATCAGCGCGTCCGGTTGCGCGATCAGGATGAGGCCGGTGACCAGGGAGTGCAGGGCGACGCAGGACAGGAAGCACGTCATCGACGCGGCGGACTTCGCACCACCGCCCCCGAGTGGGGAGCCGACCTCCGAGGAACCTGCCGACATGCCGCGGCCCTCCTGTCGGCATCAACTTGCATCGCGGCGCCTGCAGAGTCAATTCGATAGCGGATAATAAGTTAGGCGATATGAATAGCGAACGCAGACTAACGTTCGAGTCGCTTTGTCTTCAGCTCGATAGCGACGTCACGAACCGCGCCACCAGGTTCCCGGTCACCTCGCGCCGGTACCCTTCCGTCGACCGCACGTCGTCGATCGGCGTCACCTCGTCCCGCGCCGCGGCGGCCGCCTCCCTGGCCAGGCGTTCGAGGTCGGCGACCCGCCCGCCCTCCAGGATCGCCATCGCCTCGCGGAGCAGGACGACCGTCGGCCCCACGCTGCCGGCCGCCAGCCGCACCTCGCGCAGCGCGCCGTCCTCGACCCGCGCGCAGGCGGCCAGGTTCACCTTGGCGATGGCCTGGGCCCGGCGCGTGCCCGCCTTGCGGAACGACTGGCAAGTGCCCGCGACGGGGACCGGCACCACGACCGCGGCCACCAGCTCGTCGGCGCGGCGCACGGTCGCGCGGTAGCCGGTGAAGAAGGCGTCGGCCGCGACCTCGCGCACGCCCGCGGTCGAGACCAGCCGCACGCGCGCGCCCAGCGCCAACAGCGGCGGCACGGCGTCGGCGCCGGGCGAGCCGTTCACGAGGTTGCCGCCCAGGGTGCCGAGGCTCTGGATGGCGGGCGCGCCCACGGTGCGCACCGCCTCGCGCAGGCAGGGCAGGTCGCGCGCGACGTCGGGGTCGCGCAGCAGGTCGACGTAGGGTGTCGCGGCGCCGATCACCAGGGCGCCGCCCTCGCGGCGCACGCCGTTCACCTCGTCCACGCGGCTCAGGTCGAGCAGGGCCGCGGGCGAGACGATCTCCTCGTGCAGCAGCACGCCCAGGTCGGTGGCGCCGCCCACGACGGTGACGCCGCCGCGCGCCAGCAGTCCGCACGCCTCGCGCAGCGTCGTCGGCAGGTGCACGGCCACGTCGTCGCCGGGCGAAGCCTGCGGCGGCGACCAGGGACCGGCCGCGGGCTCGTCCCCGCAGGCGCGCCGCGGCGTCCGCGCGGCCAGTTCGACGGCGCGCACCACCCGCTCGTAGCCGGTGCAGCGGCAGAGGTTGCCGGCCAGCGCCTCGCGAATGCGCGGGCGCGACGGCCGGGCTTCATCGTCCAGCAGCGCGCGCGAGGCCATCACCAGCCCGGGGATGCAGTAGCCGCACTGCACGGCGCCCTCGGCGACGAACGCGGCCTGCACCGGGTCGGGGCGCTCCTGCGTGCCCAGCCCCTCGACCGTGCGCACGACCCGGCCGTGGGCGCGGTAGGCGGGCAGCAGGCAGCTGTTGACCAGCCGGCCGTCGAGGATCACGGCGCAGGCGCCGCACTCCCCCTCCCCGCAGCCCTCCTTGGCGCCGACCAGGCCCAGGTCCTCGCGCAGCACGTCCAGCAGGCGCTTGAGCGGCGGGACCTCGAGGTCGCGATGCACGCCGTTGACCCACATCGCGATCTTCATCGGCGCACCTCCCGCCAGCGTCGCAGCAGGATCTCGGGCGTGACCGGGGCCTCGAACACCTCGACGCCCTGTCCCCCGGACAGCGTGAGCGCGTCCTCGATCGCAGCGGCCAGCGCCGGCGCGCCGGCGTTCATCGGCAGCTCGCCCAGGCCCTTGGCCCCGAAGGGGCCGCGCGGGCTGGGCAGCTCCGCCAGCTCCACGTCGAAGTCGGGGGCGTCGAGGCTCGTGGGGATGATGTAGGTGGACATGCGGTCGTTCAGGTAGCGGCCGTCCTTGAGCTTCATCTCCTCGAGGTGGCCCCAGGCCAGGCCCTGCAGCGTGCCGCCCTCGACCTGCCCGACGCAGAGCACGGGGTTGACGGCGCGACCGATCTCCACGACGTGGGTCAGCTTGACCGGCCGCACCTCCATGGTGTCGACGTCGACCTCGACCTCGGCCACGGCCGCCGCCCAGGACCAGCCCTGGTAGGCGTCGCCGTGGTGGTGGGCCTGGTCCCACGCGATGTCGGGATCCGGCTCGTAGGTCGCGGTCGCCGACAGGCCGGCGTGGGCGGCGGCCGCGAGCGGGTCGGCGCACTTGTCGCCGGCGAAGGCGCGGGCCTTGTCCATGAGTTCCCGGCAGGCCGCGACCAGGATGCGCCCGACGACCATCGTGGTGCGCGACGCCACCGTCGGCCCCGAGTCGGGCACGGCCGAGGTGTCGGGCTGGTGGAAGCGGATCCGCGCGACGGGCACCCCGAGGGCCTCGGCCGCGATCTGCGGCAGCACGGTGGCCGCGCCCTGTCCCATCTCGACGCTGCTGACCAGCAGGGTCACGGCGCCGTCGGGGTCGAGACGCACCGCCGCCCGGCCCTTGATGCGGTCCTCGCCGTCGCCGGTGAAGCCGCCGCCGTGCAGGCAGAGGGTCACGCCCACGCCGCGGCGCAGGGCGCCGCCCCGCTCGTTGCCTTCGCGCGCCTCGCGCTTGCGCTGCGCGTAGCCGGAGCGCTCCAGCGCGCGCTCGAGCACCAGGTCGGCCGCGGCCATGCCCGGCCGCAGCGTCTGCCCGAAGACGAAGGTGTCCCCGTCGCGCACCAGGTTGCGCCGGCGCAGCTCGGCGGGATCCAGCCCGAGCCGGCGCGCCGCGCGGTCCATCTGCCGCTCGCAGGCGAACGCGGCCTGCGGCACGCCGAAGCCGCGGAAGGCCCCGTTGGGCGGGGTGTGCGTGGCCACGGTGCGGCCGCGGATGCGCGCGTGCGGGATGCGGTAGGGGCCGGCCACGTGCAGCACGCCGCGCGACAGGACCACGGGGCTCAAGGTCGTGTAGGCGCCGGCGTCGAGCACCAGATCGATGTCGACGGCCAGCAGCCTGCCTTCCCCGTCGAAGGCCGAGCGGTAGCGCGTGCGCGACGGGTGCCGCTTGGTCGTGCAGGCGACGTCCTCGCGCCGCTCGTAGATCATCGACACCGGATGCCCGCAGCGCATGGCCAGCACGGCGGCCTGCAGGGCCAGGATGGACGGGTAGTCCTCCTTGCCCCCGAAGGCGCCGCCGGTGGGCGACTGCCGCACCACGATGCGGTCGCCGTCGAGGCCCAGGGCGCGCTTCATCGCGCTGTGGATGTAGTAGGGACACTGCAGGGAGCCGAGGATCTCGACGCCGCCGTCGGGGCGCGGGGTCGCGACGATTCCCTGCGGCTCGAGGTACATGTGCTCCTGGTAGCCGGTGTAGTAGGTGCCCTCGACGACCGTCGCGGCGTCGGCGAAGACGGCATCGGGGTCGCCGCGGTCGATGCGGTACTCGGCGACGATGTTGTCCGCGCCCCAGACCGGGCCCTCGCCGCGCAAGGCGGCGTCGAGGTCCAGGACGGCCGGCAGCTCCTCGAGTTCGACGGCGACGGCGGCCAGGGCGGCCTTCAGGGTGTCGCGGTCGGGGGCGGCGACCAGCGCGACGGGCTGGGTGGCGAAGCGGATCTCTTCGGCGGCGAGCAGCGGCAGATCCTCGCGGACCATCGCCACCAGGTTGGCGCAGGGCAGGTCCGCGGCGGCCAGCAACAAGGCCTGTGCCGGGAACGCCGCGGTCTTCGTGACCGAGACCAGGCGCGCGTGCGGGAGCGGCGAGCGGACGGCGGCGCCGAGCCAGGCGTCGGGATGTGGCTCGTCCGGCAGGAACCGGGTGGCGCCGGTCACCTTGCCCCAGGCGTCCAGGCGGGGGACGGGAGCGCCGACGCTGCGGTGGTCGCTGGGTGCGGGCATGGGTCGGCTCCCGGGGCCGGATGGCGGTCGAAGCGCGGATCGGAGCGACAACTTAGCACCGGAGACCGGCTTCGGTCCAGTCGGGACGCGGCCCGCCCCAATCGCCTTACCGATATAGCGCCTTGATGCCGCCCCAGTCGTAGCGCTCCGCGGGGACGGTCCCGGTCAGCACGAGCCGCACATCGTCCAGCACGCCGTAGGTGTCGATCGTCGGCCAGCACATGCCGACCAAGCCGATGCTGACGCCCAGCCGCACGTGCAGGTCGGCGCCGAGCAGCCGGTCGTAGCCCATCACACCTATCGGGCAGCACGACAGGAACGACGCCGTCAGGTCCGTGATCTGCCCTTCCACGAGCCTGAATCCCGTGAAGAAGAAGTCGCCCGGGAACGCGTCCGAGGAGAGTTCCAGGGTCAACTCGGGGATCAGCGGGGTGGCGAACGGATCCTCGATGTCGCACATCGCCTCGCCGGCGACCCACTGGCCGGAGATCACCGCGGTCAACTGCTCGATGGACGCCACGTCGTCGGGGATCGCGAAATCGAACGACCGGCTCGTCGGGTAGCCGAAATCCGGCAGCATCGTCGTGCTGTACTCGTAGCCGCCGGCCAGTCCCGTCAGCGGGACGTCGATCGCGGCGGCGGGGCCGGCGAAGCAGGTCATCACGAACAATACGGGACACGAGACGCGCAGAGCGGCCATCTTCCATCGACGCATGATCGGCATCCTCTGTTGGAGCCATGACATGGAACACACGATTCGACAACGGCCGTCCGCGGTTCGCGGCCACCGCGGCACGCTCCGGCCTTGATCCTACCATCTTTCCGGGATGCTGATAAGGGGCCGCCGGCGCGG
It includes:
- a CDS encoding FAD-binding domain-containing protein; the protein is MRPLVWFRSDLRTTDNSALHTACAAAEGPVAALFLVCADQWREHDWGRPRVDFLQRSVARLGADLAALDIPLLVRAAGSFGAAPAAVVAAARGAGCDAVFCNAEPEWNELQRDLAAAQACADAGLAWHLHDDQTVLPPTSLATRQGGTYTVYTPYWNNWRLSLLRAGVPEPAPAPSRRPSRAVEPEPGPSDWGAFDGSAVPPSRWPAGERTARRRLDEFVSGPINLYHERRNQAELAGGTSELSPYLAVGAVSARQCLSAVLSRNGGLLDTLGMGPAVWVKELVWREFYRHVMTGYPRVARGRAFKIGTERLAWRCDDDELAAWQQGRTGYPYVDAGLRQLAAEGWMHNRLRMITAMFLTKHLLHDWREGEQWFARSLVDVDLASNNGGWQWCASTGTDASPYFRVFNPATQGRRHDPDGAYVRRWVPELAALGAREIHDPSPAARRRCGYPDPIVDHAVARHRVMAAFRGLK
- a CDS encoding cupin domain-containing protein; the protein is MKIKNLADVPRETVTMDGVLGATKQLVMGSADGVPNFSLRVFTVEKGGHTPCHSHPSEHLNYVISGHGELRDAAGAVHPLAPGDFAFVSPHETHQFRNAGDEPFVFVCAVPRQYE
- a CDS encoding nucleoside-triphosphatase, with product MLLIAVTGPVGSGKTTLLATLAAWSRAQGLAPDGFLARAVRRANPLLGAAGYELEWVADGRVMPFAERSGPGRPAYVFCADTLNAARVWATGLRDEAPRPLVVLDEFGLLEARGEGHLALWPDLAAAEPEVVVISVRTDVLDAVKQRLGRPFDLVIDAGDPDAWEKLRSACREHRDWMRVGGYGAGAGGLEMSLGSALHGMKIPLRGLLMSSLQSSVMTLAGSGLGRRGRVVWVPLIAAGLKALSPAGSRLRPMLAISMQGLLYGGSVTVLGWNALGVGLGGFLIGVWAASQGIMLQWLLVGEHLLRAYDALTGWVAHHWHVGAPALGAVIAGWIVLWGAVASAATLVTWRRRSLPRRFQELMSRRLEGLRDPDAPPPTRRQAVLSGLRDLSRPAFWLPLLVIAAVVLAAGASWSDAAWMGVRAVTLGFLIFTAARSFEPRRLAAWLRRRGHWGPAVALEKALRGRERHRG
- a CDS encoding acyltransferase yields the protein MFEAFKRLRWDWRDDIGRFNLLNAVWMRTPGTLGFIWRNQHVPRRFLAAGRGIIIHEGVRYRGVHKIRCGDRVEIGVGCFLQASGGLRLGDDTILGPGVKIWTVNHRFADLRKAIQDQGFEYDPVTIGRGCWLGADVFVMPGVDLPEGCVVAARSVLAKKAYPPFSILAGYPARVVGRRDVPGTAARAEVESLMEAVGA
- a CDS encoding NAD(P)-dependent oxidoreductase, which gives rise to MTVESKQAMDMRLPGILVTGASGFVGRHFLEAANGKFRLFCLARRSQFEAGVPHLENQRWTQVDIAHRDALLDVARCIEEHGGADHVLHLAGYYDFTYRDHLEYERTNVVGTQNVLDLAEAIGARHFIYSSSLAACRFPAAGASLTEDSEPDADFPYARSKRDAERLIRDHPGGFRRSILRLAAIYSDWCEYPPVYAFLHTWLSDDWNSRFLGGRGKSAVPYLHIHDLTALLLRVAEVAEDLPPCSVFNASPSHATSHQDLYCAATRFLHGLECRPVHVPRALAYPAVALRQYALDLLGRPPFERTWMMRYIDRELRVDASRTQAQLGWAPTPRYDLKRRLLILVENMKSHPELWRLRNEAAIVHAARRPNLVMFSHLRQARERIVLDVTAAIRREQRDRDFRDYGRMTEASLQAYVTLFFEVLVGAMRTRDRTLVRTYARLLAYHRRRQGFAFEHVCVAVNAFRGVIRGSLVGIGDPDVTPALVNEYVDLSLQLALDEIEETYAQLEARGVGQDDRAGDVDLLANDLEMVRLVEELHDVCREGWDVDSLFCERAPDGAHGEPAGV
- a CDS encoding FAD binding domain-containing protein; translation: MKIAMWVNGVHRDLEVPPLKRLLDVLREDLGLVGAKEGCGEGECGACAVILDGRLVNSCLLPAYRAHGRVVRTVEGLGTQERPDPVQAAFVAEGAVQCGYCIPGLVMASRALLDDEARPSRPRIREALAGNLCRCTGYERVVRAVELAARTPRRACGDEPAAGPWSPPQASPGDDVAVHLPTTLREACGLLARGGVTVVGGATDLGVLLHEEIVSPAALLDLSRVDEVNGVRREGGALVIGAATPYVDLLRDPDVARDLPCLREAVRTVGAPAIQSLGTLGGNLVNGSPGADAVPPLLALGARVRLVSTAGVREVAADAFFTGYRATVRRADELVAAVVVPVPVAGTCQSFRKAGTRRAQAIAKVNLAACARVEDGALREVRLAAGSVGPTVVLLREAMAILEGGRVADLERLAREAAAAARDEVTPIDDVRSTEGYRREVTGNLVARFVTSLSS
- a CDS encoding molybdopterin-dependent oxidoreductase; this encodes MPAPSDHRSVGAPVPRLDAWGKVTGATRFLPDEPHPDAWLGAAVRSPLPHARLVSVTKTAAFPAQALLLAAADLPCANLVAMVREDLPLLAAEEIRFATQPVALVAAPDRDTLKAALAAVAVELEELPAVLDLDAALRGEGPVWGADNIVAEYRIDRGDPDAVFADAATVVEGTYYTGYQEHMYLEPQGIVATPRPDGGVEILGSLQCPYYIHSAMKRALGLDGDRIVVRQSPTGGAFGGKEDYPSILALQAAVLAMRCGHPVSMIYERREDVACTTKRHPSRTRYRSAFDGEGRLLAVDIDLVLDAGAYTTLSPVVLSRGVLHVAGPYRIPHARIRGRTVATHTPPNGAFRGFGVPQAAFACERQMDRAARRLGLDPAELRRRNLVRDGDTFVFGQTLRPGMAAADLVLERALERSGYAQRKREAREGNERGGALRRGVGVTLCLHGGGFTGDGEDRIKGRAAVRLDPDGAVTLLVSSVEMGQGAATVLPQIAAEALGVPVARIRFHQPDTSAVPDSGPTVASRTTMVVGRILVAACRELMDKARAFAGDKCADPLAAAAHAGLSATATYEPDPDIAWDQAHHHGDAYQGWSWAAAVAEVEVDVDTMEVRPVKLTHVVEIGRAVNPVLCVGQVEGGTLQGLAWGHLEEMKLKDGRYLNDRMSTYIIPTSLDAPDFDVELAELPSPRGPFGAKGLGELPMNAGAPALAAAIEDALTLSGGQGVEVFEAPVTPEILLRRWREVRR